CCACATTCAACGATGGATTAAATATTTCACAGATACCGGTCATGAAGTACACATAATATCAGATAGTTCCAATGATAAAATTAACATTGAAAACGTAATATTCCATCAACTTAAAAATATCAATTCAAATAGAAACACGGTGACGTTCTATATAACCTTGATAATCAATATTGTATATGTTAATTATCTAATAAAGAGTATTAAGCCAGACATTCTCCATGCACATTATGTTATATACTACGGGTTTTATGGAGTTTTAACTTCTTTTCATCCTTTAATCATATCTGTTTGGGGTAGCGATGTTTTAAAAGTGCCAGATGAGTCCATAATAGCAAAGTACATAATTCGTTATACTCTTAAAGGTGCAGATAAGATCACTACTACTGCTGAATTTATGAGAGATCACCTATTTGATAACTTTAAACTAGCAAAAGAAAAAATCATTAGAATTCCATGGGGAATAAATACCAACATTTTTTATCAAAGGTACAGTTCTAAAGAAAAAGAATTAAAAGAATATTTAGAAATAGGAGATGCTGAAACAGTTGTTATCAGCAACAGGAGCATGGCCCCACAATATAATATTGATAAAATTATTGAAGCTATCCCTTATGTTCTAAAATCAAATTCCAATACTGTTTTTGTGTTTATAAAGGGTTACGGTACCACTAATTTTGAAAAAAAAATGAGATTGAAGGCTCGAAAATTAAATATCACAAACAACATTCGTTTTATTTCAAAGAATATAACACCTAAAGAAATGGCTACCTATCTTAACATTTCCAACATGTTCATTTCAATAACAAAAACAGATCAATTTGCAAGTAGCATTATGGAAGGAATGGCATGTGGATTGGTCCCTATTGTAAGTAATATTAATGTTTACCACCAATATCTATCAGATAATAGTAATGCACTATTTGTTAATCCAGATAATCCACAGGATTTAGCGGAAAAAATAATTTATTGTATTAATAATCCTGAAATAAAGGAGAATTTTTATAAAATAAACAAAGAAATCATTGAAAAACATGAAAATTGGGATAAAAATGCTCGAAAGATGGAAAAATTATATGAAGAAATGCTAAAAGAAGGAGAAGTTAAAGATGAAATGGAAAATCCCATTGTTCAAAATATATCAGGATGATGATGATATCCAAAGTGTAACAAATATTATCAAGAATGGTTCTCATTGGGCAGATGGAAGAGAAATCCAGCTATTTGAAAATGAAATTTCCCAGTATCTTGGAAGAAAATACGCTGTGACATTTAATTCTGGAACTTCAGCTCTGCATACTCTCCTTTTAGCTCATGGTATTAAAAATAACGATGAAATAATAGTTCCATCTTTTACATTTATCTCAACGGCTAATGCTCCTCTTTTTGTTAAAGCAAAACCTGTTTTTGCAGAAATTGAAGATAAAACATATGGATTAGATCCTGAAGATGTTAAAGAAAAAATTAATCCCAAAACTAAAGCAATTATCCCTATTCATTATGGGGGTAGCCCCTGTTTAATACGTGAATTAAAAGAGATTGCTGATGATTATAATGTTTTACTCATAGAAGATACTGCAGAATCACTTGGGGCAAAAATAAAAGATAAAAAATTAGGGAGCTTTGGAGATTCCGCCATACTTAGTTTTTGCCAGAATAAAGTAATTTCTACAGGTGAAGGAGGGGCAGTTGTAACAGATTCAAAAGAAATCTATGACAAATTAAAATTAATAAGATCACACGGAAGGTTAGATGCTCAAGATTACTTCTCTTCAACCAATTACATGGATTACATAACTTTGGGATACAATTTTAGAATGCCTACCATGTGTGCAGCACTGGGTTTATCACAGCTAAAGAAAATAGACTCTATAATTAAAATGAGAAGGAGTAATTCATCCTATTTAACAAAAAAATTGTCAAAAAATGGCATAACTATACCAAAAAGTCCATCAGATTATTATAATGTTCATCAACTATTTACAATAAGGATTGAAGAACAAAGGGATGAGTTAATGGAATATATGTCAAATAAAGGTATAATGACTAAAGTATATTTTTCTCCAGTTCATTTAACTCATTTTTATCAAAAAAAGTTGGGATATAAAATTGGAGATTTGCCTGTTACTGAGAAGGTATCCAATCAAGTACTGTCTTTGCCAATGTATCCCACATTGACAAAAAGAGAAATGGATTATATTGCCGAAAATATTGAAAAATTTTTGAAGGTAAAATAATGAAGGACAAATTAAGGAAAAAGACTGTTTTAGTTACTGGTGGAACAGGATCAATAGGTACAGAGATAGTCAAACAAGTTCTAAGTTATGATGCATCCAAAGTCATAGTTTTCAGCAGAGATGAAATAAAACACTTTTCATTAAAGAAAAATTTAACAGATGATCGACTTGAAACCGTCATTGGAGATGTAAGAGACTATCGTAGCGTTCAGCGAGTATTTAATGATTTTGATATCGACCTCATTTACCATGCAGCTGCAATGAAACACGTTGTTGTATGCGAAGATTTTCCAATAGAAAGTGTCCGAACTAATGTTTTAGGAACACAAAATATGGTAGACCTGGCAACAAAGTACGGAATCCCAAAGATGATCAACATCAGCACAGATAAATCAGCGTATCCTGTTAACGTGATGGGTGCAACTAAATTTATTGCAGAAAGAATCGTACTTAATGCAAATTTTTCTTGTGTTAGATTTGGTAATGTTGCTAACTCTCATGGTTCAGTAATTCCCATCCTCCTAGAGAATCTTTTAAACGGGAAACCAATAAACATAACTAATCCCAATGCAACCCGATTTATTATGGAAATTCCGGATGCAGTCAATCTTGTAATGGAAGCTACCAAATATGCTCAGGGTGGAGACCTATTTATTCTAAAAATGAAGGCATTTAAACTAGGAGACTTGCTAGATGTAATTTTGCATAAGATCGCTCCAAGATTGAATATACCCGAGGAAAATATTAAAGTAAATATGATTGGTCTGGTTGATGGTGAGAAACTTCATGAAGGTTTGGTTAACAGTACAGAATCCCAATTTCTCTTCGAGCTAAACAACACTTATGTAATTTTAAAAGACAAAGAAAAAGCCCTAAAATATGAAGATACAAGAAAAATAAATTCATTTAAATACACTTCCAATGAGGTGGATTTAATTTCAAAAAGCGAAATAGAGAAGATTGTAATTAATTACTTTAAAAAAGACAGTATGAGGGAGAAATTATGGGAATATCTAACAAATTACTCCAAAAAATATGTTGTCCAACATGCAACGGAGATTTATTAAGTGACGAATTAAACATGCTTCAGTGTAATGACTGTGGAAAATTGTTCCAAATCATCAATGGTATACCCTTATTTACAAATGAAAAATCAGCATATGACAATTTATATAATCAAATCGACTTTCATAAACATCCATTTGGGCATAATATAGATTATGCTGCCTGGAGAAAGGGAAAAATAAATAAAGAAATTGTAAAGTACTTAGAAAAAGGATCAGTTTTAGATGATGGAGGGGGGTATGGTTATTTAAAAGAATTTCTTGGAAAGGAAAATACATATTACAATATGGAGTACAGCTATGAAATACTGAATTATGATACCAGCCATTTAAAATCTGTCGGAAAAGGAGAAGAATTACCATTCAAGGATGCTATTTTTGATAATATAGTAAGCGGCGATGTACTTGAACACGTGTATAACAAAGTAAAATACCTTGAGGAAACATACAGGGTGTTAAAACCTGGAGGAATATTTATTTTAAATACACCACGAACAGAATGGATTGAATCTTATAAAAAATCTATCTGGTTTTGGATTCCTTATTTGGGCCATGTAACAAACAGAATCAAATACCTGTTTAGAGATAAAATAAATTTAAAAACTCCAGAAGGCGTTGTTGACATACCCAGCAATGAAGTATGGTTACGTAATAAATTAGAAACGATTGGTTATCAAATAATTGTCCAGAAACGAACTGATAACCATCTTCCAGGCCTTTCCAATAAATTCTGGAGAAAGTTCGCAGATGCATTTATAAATCCAGAAAAGATGGGGCATTGTGTCTTTTTTGTTTGTAAAAAAGAGTGAATATGGAGGATAAATATTGACAAACGAAAACACATGTGAAAATTTAAAAGATAAACTAAAGAAGTGTGGAAACAACGTTAAAATATACCCTCTTTCAAAGATTATAAGGCCCGAAGTCATAGAAATAGGAAATAATTCAATGATTGATGATTTTAGCTTCATAAATGGAGGTAAAAGGATTAAAATTGGCAAATATGTCCATATTGCATCTTTTGTAAGTATTATTGGTGGTGGAGAACTAAAACTAGGTGATTATACTGTTTTAGCATGCGGTTCTAGAATATTGACTGGAACTGATACATATCACGGGGGAAAAAGAATGTCTACAGCATTGCCACTTGAACAAAGAAATGTAATTAGAGGTAAAGTTGAAATAAAAAAGGATGCATTCGTTGGGACCAATGCAGTTATTCATCCCAATGTGAAGATTGGAGAAGGGGCAGTAATTGGCAGTTGCAGCCTTGTAACTAAAGATATTGAACCATGGAGTATTAACGTTGGAGTCCCCTGTAAAAAGATAGGATACAGGCCTGATGTTACTGTTGAAGATATATAACTTACATTTGTAGAATGGTATCATGAATTTAAAAACATTATTCCTTCGTTATATGGGTAAGATACCCGATCGAGCCGAAAGATTAGAAAGTTACATAGACAATTTCAAAAAAATGGGCGTAAAAATTGGAAAAAATGTGGATATGTATGAGGTTTCAATAGACAGCCTATTTCCATTTCTAGTTGAAATAGGAAATAACTGTATAATAACAGGAGGAACTAAAATATTAGCCCATGATGCTTCTTTGAGTCTATTCACAAATCAATACAAGGTAGGTAAAGTTACAATTCATGATAACGTATTCATCGGAATGGACGCCGTTATAATGCCTGGTGTTGAAATTGGGCCAAATGTTATAATTGGAGCTAACTCGGTCATTACAAAGACAGTTCCTCCAGATTCAGTTGTAGCAGGAGCGCCCGCAAGGCATATATGCACTATTGACGAATTTTTGGATAAACACAAACCTGAAATACACCATAATACCGAAATCATCATAGTTGACTCTCCAAAACTAAGTAACGATCAAGAAGTAATAAAGTTTAGGAAATATGTTAAAAACATAGTAAACCAATAAAAATTTAATTATATCAATTTCTAAGCTAATATAAGTATTTATATATTAAAATATGGAATTTAAACTGTTTATAGATTAAATAGTAATTGATAAAACCATTCTGTATTTATAAATAATTATTAGGCGAACTAAATGAAATTTATAAAAAACGTCCTTTTAACATTTTCTGTCCAGTTAATAGCAGTGATCTTGGGAATAATTATTTCAGTCATTTTAGCTAGAACGCTTGGACCAGAAAAAGTAGGGATATATTCAATAGTCATACTGATATTCACACTTTTAAGTACATTTGGAAACCTTGGAATTGCTATATCCAATACATATTATGGTGTAAAAAAAAGATATACCTGGAGTGAAATAGCTTCAAACTCATTGATATCATCATTTTTGCTTGGAATAATCATTCTAGCAGCCCTTTTACTATTTTATTATTTCAATCCATCACCATTTGAAAACCTCGATCCAGGTCTTTTATTAATAGCTTCGATAACGATGCCTTTCATCCTTTTAATGTTATATTTCCAAAATATTTTATTGGGTCAAAACAGGATAGAAGAGTACAACTTTACAAATATCACCCAAAGCATCATCTACCTATCACTGATTGTTATACTCATTTTAGTTGTACATGGAGATTTAGGGGCAGTAATTGCTTCATGGACTGTATCCTATGTAACTGCATCCATTATACCTGTAATACTGGTTTATAGATCTACGAAATTTAAATTACATTTTAATTTAAACCTTTTCAGTAAAAGCGTGAAATTTGGTTTACAAAGCTATTTGGGTAATGTAATCCAGTTTTTTAATTACAGGATAGACATGTTCTTAATTGAGATACTATTAAACTTTACAAGTGTCGGTTACTATTCTATATCAGTCGGGCTTGCAGAATCATTATGGTACTTGCCCAGTGCTGTAGGTACCATGGTATTTGCAAGAACTCCTGGTTTAAGTGAAAAAGAAAGGAATAAATCAACTCCTCAAGTTTGCCGTAACACATTGTTTGTAACTATAATACTTGCTACAGTTCTATTTTTTACCGGGAAATATATAATATTAATTTTGTTTGGTTTGCAATATTTGCCAGCACTTACACCTTTATGGGCACTTATTCCAGGAATAATTGCTTTAAGTATCTGTAAAGTTTTGAGCAATGAAATAACAGGTCGTGGAAAGCCATTAATAATTACTTATGCATCTGTTATATCTTTAATTGTTAATATTCCCCTGAATATAATTTTTATCCCACAAATGGGAATTACAGGGTCTGCTTTAGCTTCCAGCATATCTTACACTGCTGCTACATTAATAGTTTTAGCAAAATTCATTAAAATATCAAATAGCACAATTTCGGAAACATTAATTATAAAAAAACAGGACATTAAGCTTTATAATGAATTTTTATTGAAAATAGGAGAAGTTGTCCAAATTAGATTTAAAAAATTATTTCAAAATATTAATTCTTATTTTATTTAATTTTTCTTCGTGATGATAAATAACCAAGCATTTTTCTTATTCACTGTTAAAAACATTTACACAATTTTAAATATAAATAAGGTATTAATATATCAACTACCCTCTCCAAAAAAGAGCCTTAAAAAGATCTCAAATGATGCAATATGAAGTATTTTCAAAGCATTGTCCCCTTCTCCTTTTTCATGCTCAGATATTAACTTTTGAATATATTTTTGATTTAAATATTTTTTTGAGACTGTTTTTTCAGTCAGTAACAATTCTTTAAAATAATTTTTCCAATTTTCATTGACTCTAAACCACTGGCTAAAATTAAGGTAACCTCTTTTATTTGGAAGGAAAATTTTTCCAGGGAATAATCTATTAATTAGCATCTTCAACCCTTCTTTTTTTAGGTGATAGTAACTTCCCAATGCCCATAAAATTAAGGGGTAATCCGCCCGGACCATTGTTAAATTATAATGAATTTTAGACAATTCAGGTGAAAGTTTAATTAAAAATTTACGGTATAACCTGTGATAAAAACGTGATTCAGGAGGTATTTTTGATATTAATTCCATCAGATTATTATCATATGTAGGTACAGAATTTTCCATTATGGTCCTAATTAGTACATGAGACATTAAAACATATCTCCTAACTCGATTTTTAAGGAGGAATATATCCGAATGGTTTGCTTTATCCTTTTCATTAATCCTGTTAAATTCTTTTTTAAAACTGTCTAAGCTTTTATAATCATTATAACCTTTAATTAACAGTTCATCTAGTTCATGATCATTGAAGAGTGTTGTTATTTCAACCAATAGATTTAATATGTTCACGTTGCTTTCACTATTAATCATTTTTTTATCCAGAAGAGATCCTAAATAACTTCCCCCTAAAGTTAAATCTAAAGCAAGACCATCAAATATTACATCAATCTTATCTTTCATAATCTTAAAAAGAGGAATAATATAACTGTAACCTATATAAACCAGCCCATCAGAGTAATATACCATATTTTGAGCATTTTCGATAATCATCTCAGGAGTAATATCTAATGTATTGATGTTTAAGCCTACTTTTTTAGAAACCTTTTTTGCGATTTTAGCCTCATCACAATCTTCAGGGCCAAATGTAAAGAGTATAACTTCCTTTCGTTTATCTATGTCCATTGCAGCCAAAATAACCCTTGAATCTAATCCTCCACTTAAAGATAAACCGTAACTATAATCATTTTCCATTCGGGTTTCAACAGCATTCTTCATGGTTGATATAAGTTCTTCAATAAATTCATCTTCAGATTTACTGTAATCCGGTTCATAATCATAGTCCCAGTATTGATCAATGGATAAGTCTTTACCATCATAAACCATAATTGATGCAGGGGGTAAAAGATAAATATCTTCAAAAAATGTTCTATCACCTAAAATAGTGCTAAAATTAAACCAGTCAATTACAGATTCATATTTTAATTTCTTTTTAAGTTGAGGATATTCCAGTATTGCTTTTACCTCAGAGGCAAAGATAAAAGTTTCCCTAAAGAAATAATATAACGGCCTAAGACCATATCTATCATTAAAAATAAATAATTTCTCTTTTTTAAGATCTAATATAATAAAAACAAATGATCCATTCAATTTTTTAACGAATTCTTTACCATATTTTTCAAAAGAATATAAACAGTATTCAGCATCATTTTTGTATTTAAACCGGTATCCATCATATTCTAACTTTTCCATATCTTCATTGTAATCATATATTTTTCCATCAAAAAAAATGCATAAAGAACCATCACTGTTAAAAACAGGTTGTTTTTCTGGATTGAAAGTATCAAGATGTACTCTAGCTAACTCAAAAGAGGAATTAATGTACTTATCTACCTTATAAAAGCTTTCATGCATTATTGAATCTATCATTTTTTCTATGATGTTTTCATTTGTTTCTTTTATAGAATTTTTATGGATGAAACCCAGTAATCCCGGCATATTCTCACCTGCGGTATATCGCCGAATTTATTAATGATTTAAATATATAGACATCTTCTTCTGTAATAAAAATTTTAAATATCCCTATTAAATAAAGTGTCAAAATTATAGAGCCTACTATAACTGTACTTAAAAATAATGTCCCTGCTTTAAATAATATTAAAGCAAAAATAACTACCCCCATCATCTTCAAAAACCAGTTGACATCTACTTTAATTGATAAATGTTTAACAGTGAAAAATAGATTAAGAAAAGCGCCGCCTGACAAAGATATCATAGATGATATCGCTGCCCCCATTATATCAAAGTGAGGAATCAGTATAATATCTAAAATAACATTTATTGACATCATTAAAGCGGTTATCTTAAAGGTTAAATTTGCTTTTCCTATACTAATTAATGCCCCACTTATCGGTTGAGCAATACTCCCCCTTATTACCGTCCCTATAAGTAATATCTGCAAAGGAATGACGGCATAAAGATAGTTAGATTTATACAATATATTTATTATATCCGTTGCAAAAAATCCAACCATTAATCCTAAAAATACTAAAATAACTGTAGAATATTTCATAGTTTTATCCATCATCGTATTAATTGCGGTTTTATTGTTCTTTCCCCAATATTCAGATGTGGCAGGATAAGTTATTTTTTGTATAGATAGAGGAATTATCCAAAAGAAATTGCTCAAACCAACAGCTACACTATAAAAACCTACAGATGATGAAATTAAAAGAATCCCCACTAAAATAATGTCCATCTGATTGTTTATTTCATTTAATGCACTTGTTGACAAAATTCTAGCACCGTAATTCAACAATATTTTTGTTGTCTCTTTATATAGTTTAAATGTAAATTCAAAATAGTTTCTACAGCAGGTGATTAAAAAAATACTTAAAATAATAGAAGATACTAAAATTCCAATTACTGCACCTGTACTTCCCCACCCGTTGTAAACAAAAAATACAGTTATGATGGTCATGGCAATATTTTGAACAATGATGCCAATGCCATACAATTTCATTTTTCTCAAACCATTTAAAAAGGACAATAAAACATTATTTAAAAGAGTAAATGGAAATGAAAACACCAGTATTTTTATCAAAATCTCCAGTTTTGGCATTTTAAATACATAAGCAATTAATCCTGAAGAAAAATAAAATAGAAAGATAAAAATTATTCCCAGAATTATACAGGTTATTATACTTGAAGATGTGTACTGATCAATTTTAAATTTATCATCTTTGTATTCGGCCAAATATTTTATCATTGCAGGAGGAATACCAATTGCACAAATCAGTGTGGCAATGGAATTGAATGTTAATGCTTCTCTATATACTCCTAAATCACCAGGTCCAAGATATCTAGCTAAAAAGATTGATAATACAAAACCTATTATAGTTATAAGCATGGTTGCAAGGAAGGTTACACCGACATCAAAAACAAATTTTTTTGTTTCATTCATTTAATCACAATTTAATATCACTAAAATTCATTTTAAGCTTGCAAACTTAGTTTTTTTTAATAATAATATTAAAAACATCCGAAAACCTTTTGGCCATCTCCTTATGACTGTATTTATCTATTTCTTCAGAAATTCCATTATAACTAACTTTTCCACTGGATTTAAATTCAGAATATGCCCTAAATATTTCTTCTTTTATTTCATCTATATCATTTAAACTAGTACCTGCACTAGTTTTTGCAAGTAATTCATCGACTACTCCCCCTTTGTAACCTATAGAAATTATTGGCCTTTTTGAAGCAAGATATTCAAAAATTTTACCTGTAAAAACTCCTTCTTCATGGGGATTATCCCACATCAATAATAACAACATTTGAGATCTCCATTCCCTTTTAATTACTTCATCTCTTGGAATAGGCCCATGTATATTAACTATATCCACTATATCATGCTTTTCTACCATTTCCCTAAGCAGATCCTCATCAGGCCCAAAAAAATTAATTTCAAAATCAGTTATATTTATCTTATTTTCCAGATTTAATTGCTTAATTGCATCAAATAGAATTCCAGGATCTCTTTTGCCATTCCATAAGCCTCCAGCATAAGTTATACTGAATTTTTCTGTTAAAGGAATTCCTGGATTGACATTCTCTGGATCAAAACCATTTGGAATTATAAATATATCTTCATGAGCTTTATGTAACTTTCTCAAAATTTTAGCTAAAGGTTTAGAAACTATTATTAAACAATTGGCTTTGGTTAATGTTTTTATTTCTAGCCGTTTTTCCAATAATTTGCGTGGAAAAAAATTACTATAACTATAATAACTATATTGTGTCCATAAATCACGCATATCTGCTACCCATGGGATTCCATGCTTTTCTTTTAAACTTTTAGCAATTGAATGGGGAGTTACTGGAGGAAAAGAGCTAACTATTACATCCACATCTTGATTTTTCAGCAGATCATCTGCGGCCTGCATCGCTGGATAATACCAGTACTTTTGTATATCAGGATATAAAAAAAATGCATCCCATAGATATCGGATAATCTTTATAACTAAATTACTGTTCTCATTTACATTCTTAAGTAGGCCAGGTAATTTTTTTATATAGTAACTATCATCATAAGGCACAGTTACTACCTTAAATTTATTTAATTCTGGAGATGGTTTATTTGTCAATACAATAGGTTCCCATCCAAAATAAGGCAAATATTTAATAAGTCCTCCCATCCGAATTGTACCTACAACGGCACCGTGCTTATAATGGATTATTAAAACTTTCATATTAGTATTTTATCAATCATGACATAAATTATTATGGTAATTTAATATAATAATATATTTAAGCTAATTTATTCGAAGTATATGACTAAAAATTAGAAATATCAGTTAAATCACCTAAAAAATGCAAAAATTTAAATTAACAATGTAAAATTAGACTATATAACCTTAAATTACATTCTAAAATATATATACAATCCAAAAATAAGTAATTGATATAATTAAATAACTAAGAGGGATAAATAAACAATTATATTCTTAATTAAACATAGATTTATTTTTTTAAGTTTTATAAAGTTAAATTATAATTATATTTATTTTTATACAACGTGAATTAAAATTTAACGCTTTTTAAGTTTTTAAATTGAATTAAATTATTTAAATTTACACCTAATTAAAAAAAATATTCTTTTTTTTATATTAAAAAAATTTATATATTTTAATATACTAATAATATAATAATAACTATTAATAATAATTAAAAAATAGATTTACAGTCATCCCATAGGAAGAATTATTATAAAAATCATTAAAATTGCAATTTTAGACATTAAAACTGCCATAAAATCACTAAAAACGTTATAAGCTGTTAATATGGGATTAAAACAATTTAAAAAAATAAATAAAACTCTTAAATCTAGTATAAACTTAAAATAGTCAAAATTTAAAAAATACATAATTCTAAAATTTATAATGATACCTCGAGAGTATAAAGTTGATAAAATGAATTGTAAAATATGTAATAATTCTCAAAATAATAAAATTTACAAAATTAAAGAGATGATGTTCAACTCAGGAGAATCTTTCGAGTATTTAGAATGTTCACACTGTGGTTGCCTCCAAATAACTCATGTGCCACCAAATATAGAAAAATACTATTCTGGAAAATATTATTCATTCAAAAGAAATTATAACAAATTTTTGAAACACACACTAACCACCAAAAGAGATGAATATGCGTTATTTAAAAAAAATTTTTTAGGTAAACTACTTTATAAGAGATATCCCCACGATTTATTGTTTAACATTGGCAAATGTAACCTAAAATATGATTCAAAAATATTAGATGTCGGTTGTGGCTCAGGTAACCTTTTATACTCCTTAAAAAATGCAGGATTTGGAAATTTAGTTGGTATTGATCCTTATTTGAAAAAAGAAATTACATCTCCCCGTCTTAAAATCGTTAAAAAAGAGATTCAAGAGATGTCTGAAAAATTTGATTTAATTATATTCAGCCATTCACTAGAACATATGGACAAACACGCCGAGATAATACAAAAAATTTCAAATATTTTAAATGATGGAGGTTACTGCATCGTTAGTATGCCCCTAAAAACAGATTACATCTGGGATTTATACGGCACTAATTGGGTCCAGATAGATGCTCCACGCCATATCCTTATTCACAGCTTTAAAAGTTTTAGTACAATAATAAAAAATGCCAATTTGAATGTAAAAAGTGTAGAATTTAACTCTAACGAATTTTTATTTTGGGGTAGTGAACAGTATAAAAGGAATATTCATTTAGAAGCTGAAAATTCCTATGCAAATAACCCTAAAGGAAGTATTTTTACAGGAAAACAAATCAAAGAATTCAAAGATAATGCAGATAATTTAAATAAAAGAAATTCAGGGGATCAGGCAATTTTTATTTTGGAGCAATGAATATGAGCTCAAAAGTGTCCATTATCATCCTTAACTGGAACGGATGGAAAGATACTATAGAATGTTTAGAATCTCTTTATCAAATAGATTACCCTAATTATGAAGTAATTCTCATCGATAACAATTCCAGTGATAATTCTATAACAAAGATCAGAGAATACTGCGCAGGTAACATAAAAGTAGAATCCCCTTTCTTCCAGTATAATCCAGAAAATAAACCTATAACCATTACAGAGTACACTAATAACAAACTTAAATCCGTAGACAAATTAGATGAAAATTTTCAGAATTTATCTTGTACTAAACTAACTTTAATAAAAAATGATAAAAATTACGGTTTTACGGAAGGTAATAATATTGGAATAAGATTTGCACTTGATAAGTTAAATTCAGATTATATCTTACTTTTAAACAATGATACTGTAGTGGACAAAGAATTTTTAAGAAAAATGGTAAATACAGGAAATAATAACCCTGAAATTGGAATTCTTGGATCTGCAATATACTGGTACAACAATAGAAATATGATCCAATCTGCTGGTGCAAACTTATCCTTTAAAACTGGAAAACAGTATATTTTAGGCAGGAATCAAA
The Methanobacterium bryantii genome window above contains:
- a CDS encoding acyltransferase; its protein translation is MTNENTCENLKDKLKKCGNNVKIYPLSKIIRPEVIEIGNNSMIDDFSFINGGKRIKIGKYVHIASFVSIIGGGELKLGDYTVLACGSRILTGTDTYHGGKRMSTALPLEQRNVIRGKVEIKKDAFVGTNAVIHPNVKIGEGAVIGSCSLVTKDIEPWSINVGVPCKKIGYRPDVTVEDI
- a CDS encoding DegT/DnrJ/EryC1/StrS family aminotransferase gives rise to the protein MKWKIPLFKIYQDDDDIQSVTNIIKNGSHWADGREIQLFENEISQYLGRKYAVTFNSGTSALHTLLLAHGIKNNDEIIVPSFTFISTANAPLFVKAKPVFAEIEDKTYGLDPEDVKEKINPKTKAIIPIHYGGSPCLIRELKEIADDYNVLLIEDTAESLGAKIKDKKLGSFGDSAILSFCQNKVISTGEGGAVVTDSKEIYDKLKLIRSHGRLDAQDYFSSTNYMDYITLGYNFRMPTMCAALGLSQLKKIDSIIKMRRSNSSYLTKKLSKNGITIPKSPSDYYNVHQLFTIRIEEQRDELMEYMSNKGIMTKVYFSPVHLTHFYQKKLGYKIGDLPVTEKVSNQVLSLPMYPTLTKREMDYIAENIEKFLKVK
- a CDS encoding glycosyltransferase family 4 protein gives rise to the protein MKICFLANSESIHIQRWIKYFTDTGHEVHIISDSSNDKINIENVIFHQLKNINSNRNTVTFYITLIINIVYVNYLIKSIKPDILHAHYVIYYGFYGVLTSFHPLIISVWGSDVLKVPDESIIAKYIIRYTLKGADKITTTAEFMRDHLFDNFKLAKEKIIRIPWGINTNIFYQRYSSKEKELKEYLEIGDAETVVISNRSMAPQYNIDKIIEAIPYVLKSNSNTVFVFIKGYGTTNFEKKMRLKARKLNITNNIRFISKNITPKEMATYLNISNMFISITKTDQFASSIMEGMACGLVPIVSNINVYHQYLSDNSNALFVNPDNPQDLAEKIIYCINNPEIKENFYKINKEIIEKHENWDKNARKMEKLYEEMLKEGEVKDEMENPIVQNISG
- a CDS encoding methyltransferase domain-containing protein, yielding MGISNKLLQKICCPTCNGDLLSDELNMLQCNDCGKLFQIINGIPLFTNEKSAYDNLYNQIDFHKHPFGHNIDYAAWRKGKINKEIVKYLEKGSVLDDGGGYGYLKEFLGKENTYYNMEYSYEILNYDTSHLKSVGKGEELPFKDAIFDNIVSGDVLEHVYNKVKYLEETYRVLKPGGIFILNTPRTEWIESYKKSIWFWIPYLGHVTNRIKYLFRDKINLKTPEGVVDIPSNEVWLRNKLETIGYQIIVQKRTDNHLPGLSNKFWRKFADAFINPEKMGHCVFFVCKKE
- a CDS encoding acyltransferase — encoded protein: MNLKTLFLRYMGKIPDRAERLESYIDNFKKMGVKIGKNVDMYEVSIDSLFPFLVEIGNNCIITGGTKILAHDASLSLFTNQYKVGKVTIHDNVFIGMDAVIMPGVEIGPNVIIGANSVITKTVPPDSVVAGAPARHICTIDEFLDKHKPEIHHNTEIIIVDSPKLSNDQEVIKFRKYVKNIVNQ
- a CDS encoding SDR family NAD(P)-dependent oxidoreductase, whose product is MKDKLRKKTVLVTGGTGSIGTEIVKQVLSYDASKVIVFSRDEIKHFSLKKNLTDDRLETVIGDVRDYRSVQRVFNDFDIDLIYHAAAMKHVVVCEDFPIESVRTNVLGTQNMVDLATKYGIPKMINISTDKSAYPVNVMGATKFIAERIVLNANFSCVRFGNVANSHGSVIPILLENLLNGKPINITNPNATRFIMEIPDAVNLVMEATKYAQGGDLFILKMKAFKLGDLLDVILHKIAPRLNIPEENIKVNMIGLVDGEKLHEGLVNSTESQFLFELNNTYVILKDKEKALKYEDTRKINSFKYTSNEVDLISKSEIEKIVINYFKKDSMREKLWEYLTNYSKKYVVQHATEIY